A DNA window from Helianthus annuus cultivar XRQ/B chromosome 15, HanXRQr2.0-SUNRISE, whole genome shotgun sequence contains the following coding sequences:
- the LOC118487155 gene encoding fasciclin-like arabinogalactan protein 21 has translation MASYLKLKLVLLANLLSTVYFPAATATGGISSPPTPATTSPHDVHNSFAPTSIFENILANLGFQELSIAVPSLSDDSSFTTWNGPTTLFAPTDASIRSCSSCSAARLLREHFVPGLFAYDYLRKLAFGTKIETMDPGRCITVTSSNDGNNNTKIFIGGVEITRPDLFNNGIIVVHGLQGYVAPLSPFSCNIERMTSLSFPPQITDRNRQSVAEQSVQYPAYIMRLMLRDAVLRLRNSGFSILALAMKMKASELMNLQNFTVFALDDVSIFSGSHAYVNNVRFHIIPNKLLAISDLEKISSGTLLPTLESGQSLMVTTAAGTFTPMRINYVRIKVPDVMRNLKIVVHSIYLPFPHLHPSALFDESGGGLEDVVNVTVASGVCTDGGSGGCVVKPTVVRTEHQGL, from the coding sequence ATGGCGTCATATCTGAAACTCAAGCTAGTTCTCCTAGCAAATCTCCTCTCAACCGTCTACTTTCCggcagccaccgccaccggcggaATCTCATCTCCACCGACTCCGGCCACTACATCCCCTCATGACGTTCACAACTCCTTCGCACCGACATCAATCTTCGAGAACATTCTCGCAAACCTAGGGTTTCAAGAACTCTCCATCGCCGTTCCGTCACTCTCCGACGACTCATCCTTCACTACTTGGAACGGTCCGACTACTCTCTTCGCTCCAACCGACGCTTCCATCCGATCATGCTCTTCATGCTCCGCCGCTCGTCTCCTCCGCGAACACTTCGTCCCAGGCCTGTTCGCTTACGATTACCTCCGTAAACTCGCGTTCGGTACGAAGATCGAAACTATGGATCCAGGCCGGTGCATCACGGTGACGTCATCGAACGACGGTAACAACAACACCAAGATATTCATCGGTGGCGTGGAGATCACGCGTCCAGATCTGTTCAACAACGGCATCATCGTTGTTCACGGACTTCAAGGCTACGTCGCTCCGTTATCTCCGTTCTCGTGTAACATTGAGCGGATGACGTCACTATCATTTCCTCCTCAGATCACAGATCGTAACCGTCAAAGCGTTGCGGAACAATCGGTACAGTATCCGGCGTATATCATGAGGCTTATGCTCAGAGACGCTGTGTTACGTCTCCGTAACAGCGGATTCAGCATCCTTGCGTTAGCGATGAAGATGAAGGCGTCGGAGCTGATGAATCTACAGAACTTTACAGTTTTCGCACTCGATGACGTGTCAATCTTCTCCGGTTCGCATGCTTACGTCAACAATGTCAGATTTCACATAATTCCGAACAAATTACTCGCGATTTCTGATCTAGAGAAGATCTCGTCTGGTACGCTTTTACCGACGCTTGAATCAGGTCAGTCGCTGATGGTGACGACGGCTGCCGGAACGTTTACGCCGATGAGGATTAATTACGTCAGAATTAAGGTTCCTGACGTCATGCGTAACTTGAAGATTGTGGTTCATAGCATCTATTTGCCGTTTCCGCATCTTCATCCGTCGGCTTTGTTTGACGAGAGTGGTGGCGGTTTGGAGGATGTTGTTAATGTGACGGTGGCGTCGGGGGTTTGTACGGATGGAGGAAGTGGTGGTTGTGTGGTTAAGCCGACGGTGGTGAGGACGGAGCATCAAGGTCTGTAG